From Rhinatrema bivittatum mitochondrion, complete genome, the proteins below share one genomic window:
- the CYTB gene encoding cytochrome b (TAA stop codon is completed by the addition of 3' A residues to the mRNA) — protein MAPSTRKTHPILKIINSSFIDLPSPSNISYLWNYGSLLGICLIAQLITGLFLAMHYTADTSSAFSSVAHICRDVNYGWLMRNLHANGASMFFICVYIHIGRGIYYSSYLYSETWNIGVVLLFLLMATAFVGYVLPWGQMSFWGATVITNLLSAIPYIGGTLVQWVWGGFSIDNATLTRFFAFHFLLPFIIAGMSILHLLFLHETGSNNPTGLNSDLDKITFHPYFAYKDLLGFIIMLSLLALVALFSPNLLGDPENFTPANPLVTPPHIKPEWYFLFAYAILRSIPNKLGGVLALLFSIAILTLLPALHTAKQRAMTFRPITQVTFWLLVVNTLLLTWIGGQPVEDPFILIGQLASTTYFILFLIMLPVVSAAENKLL, from the coding sequence ATGGCACCAAGTACCCGAAAAACCCACCCAATCTTAAAAATCATTAACAGCTCCTTTATTGACCTACCTTCCCCGTCAAACATCTCTTACCTGTGGAACTACGGCTCACTACTAGGCATCTGCCTAATCGCACAGCTTATCACCGGCCTATTCCTCGCTATACACTACACAGCTGACACCTCATCCGCCTTCTCATCAGTGGCACATATCTGTCGAGACGTAAACTACGGCTGGCTGATACGCAACCTACATGCTAACGGCGCCTCTATATTTTTCATCTGTGTCTACATTCACATCGGACGAGGTATTTATTACAGCTCTTACTTATACAGCGAGACATGAAACATCGGAGTCGTACTCTTATTTCTACTAATAGCCACCGCATTCGTAGGCTATGTTCTGCCGTGAGGACAAATATCCTTCTGAGGCGCTACAGTAATCACCAATCTTTTATCAGCCATCCCTTATATCGGAGGCACACTTGTCCAATGAGTCTGAGGAGGCTTTTCAATCGATAACGCCACCCTTACACGATTTTTCGCATTCCACTTTCTCCTCCCCTTCATTATTGCAGGAATAAGCATCCTACATCTTCTATTCCTACACGAAACAGGCTCAAACAACCCCACCGGGTTAAATTCTGACCTTGATAAAATCACATTCCACCCATATTTCGCCTATAAAGACCTTCTAGGCTTTATTATTATACTCTCTCTTCTAGCCCTTGTCGCCCTATTTTCACCCAACCTCTTAGGCGACCCAGAAAACTTCACCCCGGCCAATCCCCTCGTCACCCCTCCCCACATTAAACCAGAGTGATATTTTTTATTTGCCTACGCTATTTTACGGTCAATTCCAAATAAACTAGGGGGCGTACTAGCCCTACTCTTCTCAATTGCTATCTTAACCCTACTCCCAGCACTACACACTGCGAAACAACGAGCCATAACATTTCGACCTATTACACAGGTTACATTCTGATTGCTTGTGGTGAACACACTGCTTCTAACATGAATCGGGGGCCAGCCAGTAGAAGACCCGTTCATTCTAATCGGCCAACTTGCATCAACAACATACTTTATTCTCTTCCTAATTATGCTCCCTGTTGTAAGCGCGGCTGAAAACAAACTACTCT